Proteins from a genomic interval of Natator depressus isolate rNatDep1 chromosome 20, rNatDep2.hap1, whole genome shotgun sequence:
- the CDK4 gene encoding cyclin-dependent kinase 4, with amino-acid sequence MASRRGARMAKEMRAQYEPVAEIGVGAYGTVYKARDLQSGKFVALKNVRVQTNENGLPLSTVREVALLKRLEHFDHPNVVRLMDVCATTRTERETKVTLVFEHVDQDLKTYLDKAPAPGLPVEKIKDLMRQFLSGLDFLHSNCIVHRDLKPENILVTSGGQVKLADFGLARIYSCQMALTPVVVTLWYRAPEVLLQSTYATPVDMWSVGCIFAEMFRRKPLFCGNSEADQLGKIFDMIGLPAEDDWPLDVALPHCAFTARSPQPVELFVPEMEKLGAQLLLEMLTFNPYQRISAFNALHHLYLQDKSLVEG; translated from the exons ATGGCCAG CCGGCGCGGTGCCAGGATGGCGAAGGAGATGCGGGCGCAGTACGAGCCGGTGGCGGAGATCGGCGTCGGCGCCTACGGCACCGTCTACAAGGCCCGGGACCTGCAGAGCGGCAAGTTCGTGGCCCTCAAGAACGTGCGCGTCCAGACCAACGAGAACGGGCTGCCGCTCTCCACCGTGCGCGAAGTGGCGCTGCTCAAGCGCTTGGAACATTTCGACCACCCCAACGTCGTccg GTTGATGGACGTCTGCGCCACCACCCGGACGGAGCGCGAGACCAAGGTGACCCTGGTGTTTGAGCACGTGGATCAGGACCTGAAGACGTATCTGGACAAGGCGCCGGCACCAGGCTTGCcagtggagaagataaag GACCTGATGCGCCAGTTCCTGAGCGGCCTGGACTTCCTGCACTCGAATTGCATCGTGCACCGCGACCTGAAGCCGGAGAACATCCTGGTGACCAGCGGTGGGCAAGTGAAGCTGGCGGACTTCGGCCTGGCCCGGATCTACAGCTGCCAGATGGCCCTGACCCCTGTG GTGGTTACCTTGTGGTACCGCGCCCCGGAAGTGCTGCTCCAGTCGACCTACGCCACCCCCGTGGACATGTGGAGCGTCGGCTGCATCTTTGCCGAGATGTTCCGGCGGAA GCCCCTCTTCTGTGGCAACTCAGAAGCCGACCAGCTGGGCAAGATTTTTGA CATGATCGGGCTCCCGGCAGAGGACGACTGGCCCCTGGACGTGGCCCTGCCGCACTGCGCCTTCACGGCACGCTCCCCACAGCCCGTGGAGCTGTTTGTGCCAGAGATGGAGAAGCTGGGGGCACAGCTTCTCTTG GAGATGCTGACCTTTAACCCCTACCAGCGGATCTCGGCCTTCAACGCACTGCATCACCTTTACCTCCAGGACAAGAGCCTGGTGGAGGGGTAA